The sequence GCGCGAGCCTTCCCGTATAGGATTCCTTGACCGGAAAATCGAATAAAATTATCGCGCCCTGCTTACATAAATCGGGATCAAGATAGAACGGTTTCTTTCCGGTTTTGGGATCAACGGTATCCCGGTCACGACCGAATAATTTCCATAAATCATCACGCATCCACGGGTCAGCACAGGCGGTAAAAATACTGGTGATGGAGGAGCGTAAGCGATCCCCGAAAGCGGGATATTCTTCGAGAAAATATTGCGCACAGAGCACCAGTTCCTGATTGGTCTGCGGATGTTTCTGTAGCCGCCTTTTGCGTTTCTCCCGTTTGTTGCACAGGGTCAGCGCTTTGAAGCAGGCGCTGCTTTCCATCCATTGTTCGGATTTCTTTTCCTGCTCATCCTTGGGAGCGGAGATAATGACCTCGTACACATCCCGCAAGGTTATTTTTCCGTAGGCGAGATGGCAGAGGGTGATGGCATTGCGCAACAGCTTCTGGCATGCCTGATAGAAATAGGCATTCTCTCCCTGAGAGAGATCACTTTTGGTGGTGATCTCAATGACACGGTTAAAGAGATTCAGACAATTCTCTACCGTGCCGTAAGTGGCTCTGCGCATTTCATAGCCGAGAAAATCAAACACTATATTTTTCTCCGGCGTCACATGGATAATGCTCTTTTCCCGTCCTTCCTGTTTTGCCCATTCCAGCCATTGCGCCGCCTCCGATTTTTTGGCGCAGAGCACGAGGCCACCCATATTATGGGTGAGGTAACTGCGTGCCAGTGTCTGACCGCTACCGGATGTTTTACCGGAGCCGGTTGCACCGAAAATACCGACCCCTGTAAAGGCATTGCGCAAGGTAAAAAAATCCGTCTTGGAGAATGCCAGTAAGGGCATTTCTAGTGGCCATTCCTCCTTAGCGCTCGATGCCTTGCGCTCTTCCTTGTTCGTTTGTTGGCGTTGCGTTATCTGCCTCGTTAGCAGGTGAAAGATGCTTCGCAAGATAGTCATGATCTTCATGCTGAGGTTCCTCATATTGGGGAGCGGTACTAAAGGGGTCTACGCCGTTTACGGTATCTCGGAAGTAGCCATCAAAATCGCCACGGTCTAGGCTCGCATCAATGTCGGTGGCAAGGTTTTCGATAATGTCTTTCAGCTCCACGGAGGCGGTTAATTGCTCTCCGAAATGCTCCGCGATGGGCTGATAAATGGCTTCGGTAATGCGGGCGGCAACATCGGTAACGCTGTACACGGAGGCCGCCACCAGTTCTCCCAGCGGAGTGTCATCCATCTGGATTAATCCTTCATAAATCCCGTCCGAGATTTGCGAGAGCAAGGTTTTATCAATGGGTTCTGCCTCCCCGCCTGTTGCAGTGATATGGGCAGAAAGTTTCTCGCTTAATGCGTCGATCTTCTGCTCCAGTACCGGGCGTACATAGTCACGTTCGGCTTCTTCAAATACGGGGTTTTCGAATTTGTTTTGCATGATGTTTCTCCTATTGTCTTTGTCCGGCAACCAAAGCCGGACAAAGATTTAGTGGGTGTGATTTACGCGCTGAGGCTTGCGAAATCGGTTGCGTTGAGGCGTTGCTTGGCGAGGGCTTTTTTATCGGAGGGGCGCAGATGTTTGGCGTTCTTCACGATAAATCCAGCCGTCTTGGAGGCGGGAGCCGCATTCAGAGCATCGATGGTGTGCTGTGATTCGATGAACCTGTCGCGTGCGTCCAAGATTTCGGAGCGCCATTGCTGGTAGTACACGAAATTGCGCACCACCATCCAGAAGGCGGAAAACATGAGTACAGCGGCCAGTCCGGGATCAATAAACTGCTTTACCAGCCACGCAATCAGTGCGGTAAATAACGGCACATAAAAGCCATTGAGCCACCAGTAATCACTGCCTTTGGGCAAGTGTTTTACTAATGGCGCAATGATGGGATCACCCGGATAAAGGCTGTGCCAGAGTATGTCCTTTTTATTGCGCCACCAGATTTGTCCCAAGTGGTAACAGGTTGCAAGGGCATTGAGTCCTAGGAAGCCGCTGATCCAGAGCGGATCGACCTTGTAAAAGTGACACAGGCCGAAGACAGCGCTGAACATGACGGCGGTATAGAACACGGTCACGACCCGTTCGCCCTGCCCGACATAGAGCAGGGGTTGCACCATCGAAAATCCGGTATCCATTACTACACGGAAGATGGCGTGAACGGTTTTGACCTCCGGTGTTTCATAAATTGCCTGCTCCACAGCGTGGACGGCGGTTGCTGGTGTAGACATGATGAAGTCCTCTCGTTTGCTAACAGAATTGGCTTTGTTTGAGGGGGGTAAATCACGCCTGTTGAAGCCTCCGGGAAAGCCATCCACCCACTTCAACAGACGTTGATGCGCGGTGTGGCTAGTCAAAGCGGTAGTAACTTTGTGTTGCGAGGTCTTTGGTTTTTTTGTCTGCCCGGCGATATACCCAGAAGGTGAGTATTGCCGTGAGCCAACTGCCAAAGAGATTCACTGATGCGACCGTCAGAAAGGCCGTATCAAAAGGTCGTGCTGTAAGCGCATAGAGAAAGGCGACGCTGTTGGCGTAAGACCAGATACCCCACGTGCTGAGTGAAACGCTCTTATTCGGAGTATCCGTCCAGAGCATGTGTAAGAGTTTTCTGCATTGAGGCGCGTAGCTGCAAGCCGCCACAATGCTGTTTCCTGCATAAGCCAACGTAATTAACGTTGTGAGTGTTTCGATCCAATCCTGCATGGCAATGACCCCGGTTGGAAATGGGGGTAATCAGGCACTTGGATAAAGCACCTAAAACCCCCGGAAAGCCACCTTTTGAGTGGCACGTCAGACCCTTTGTGAGCGTCTTCATTTTTAGAATAAACACAGGGCAATCGTCATTCAAGTCATTGATTTGAATAGAAAAATTATATTTTGAGTTCGTGCAAACAGGAATTTTAGGGCAAATAATAGGCGGCATTAACCTTTTATTAAGGTTGTTCATCTATCATGGTTTTAATTGCTGTGATAAGGGTATATGACCGATAAGATTGAAGAGATACAAATAGTGAAAATCAGTGAAGGGAACACCCCTAGCGCTGATTTGACAGCGGAGGATGGTATTGTACAACTACTTGATAATATTGATGTTTCTGCTGTTTTGGAGCGAAATCTTGATATAGTCGTACCGCCAGAATTACAGAAAAGTGGCATTCGAATTGAGCCAAATGATAGTGAAGCTATGACCAATAAAGTTGGGCAGGTGGAGAAGCTACTTTTGCGAAGAGAACAATCAAAAGATGTAGAAATTCAGAAGTAGTTGCATGGTAGCAAGATTGTTCGGGATTTTATCTTAGTCAGCGATTAAACTGGAATTTCTTAGCGTCTGATTTTTTCTTAAAATTCGTGCAAACAGGAATTTATAGGCTGAGAGACAACCGTTTTCGGTCTTTTAATTCTTTTTATGAATAAAAATTAAATTATATATCTTTTTTGAGCCTATAAATCCGTTGGTTCTGGAATTTTTTAGGTTGGGGTAGTCATGGGTAGTCTTGAAGAAGGCCTTAAAAAAGCTATACCTGCTGGTGCTACTAAGCCGGATGAGGCGTATTTGCAGCGTTCTGTTACACAGCCGATGGCAGCTTTTTTTTTAAATATGCCCATAAAGGAATTGACTCAATGGAATGTGAGCGTGTTTAGTACTGCTAAAGTTCCAGACTTTCTGCACCTTCAAATGTCACCGCAACAGTATGATTTTAAGAATACTGGCGTACTCGAAAACATGCATATTCTGTATAGCTTTCCGATGAGAAGGGTCTTTTTATATTTGTTTGCTAAGGCATTTGACGAAGGAAGTAATGCTCCCATTATTCTTAGTCAGGATACAGAACAGAAATCGAAATTGTTGCGTAGGTTTGGGTATAACTATAATAAGTCCGCAATGGGTAAAGGTCATCCGTTTATAAAATCTCAACCTATATTATTCCTAAGTGCACTTCTGTTTAACTTCGAGAACGTCGCCACCGGTCACAAGCTTGGAATTAATCATAACGGTACAAAATTTAATTTCTGTAGTAGTTCTCTTGTTGTTACTCTTCAGCAATTGTTGACGCTAATAAAAGAATATAACGCAGATGACTATAATTCATTTCTCAAAAGTTTAGTTCAGTCTGGTATTGACGTCAGAGAAACGACGTATTTGTCGAATCCATATTTTGCGTTTAGCTATGCGGGTATACCTGTCTATTGGCCTGATGTGCTAACTACGAATAAAAAAAGTGATTTCTGGAATTTATATGTTTTTTTAACTGACATGCTTTATCGAATGCCTGAACTAACTGCGTATCAAATTTCTTGGGAAGATCTTTGGCTGACTTTTGGCAGAAGGGGAACGCTTGTAAAGTTTAAACATAATTTTCGTAGGCTTTTAGAAGAGGTTTATGAAATTTATCCAGAGGCGATAGATAAGGTGGATTTCAGAGAAAAGAAATCTGTGTATTTTTTTTCGGCTAAGATGCCTAGACACGACAGGCCAAGCAGAATGGAATAACGCAGACTCATCAACTCCTTACCAACTAACGTTATGCCCCCTTGGTAATCTCAATAATTGTGTTATGTTGGAGGCGAAAAGATTAAAAATTGGGGTGGTGTAACCACCAAGTAGCACCACCCCATATTTGCAAAGATTAAAGCGTGGCCTCCGCACATCCCAGATAAACCATGCTGTGCACGTTATGCACCTGATCGTTATCGTTCACACCGCGTACCATGAGATCGTTACCGGACGCCTCCACGACGGCTTCTACCTGTGCTGCTACCGGGTCTTGCACAAAATACATCACGGTGAAGCCGTCATTGGCAGCATTGGTGGTGCGGTTGGGCACACAGAGATAGCCTTGGGACTGCACCAGATAGGCTTCGACTGTATCAAAACCCTCCAGCGGGATGTCGCCTACGCCTAAGCGGAAAGCAGCGAAGAGCAGGCTATCATCTTCCATGACCCCGACCCCATATAGAAAATGCCCCGTGGTGTTATAGGCTTCCAATCGCCATTCCCCCAGCGCGGGTCCGAATGGAAAGCCCGTACCCCGCCTTTCACTGGTAAGCTCTTCGAAGCGCACAGGCACAATATCCTCAGCCCCGTAGATGTCTACCAGATCAACTTCATTGCCTGCGTCACAGGTGGTGAAGTCCACCTCCGGCACAAGCGTATCCACAAAGCTAATATCGATAGTGCTGGGCGCTGTACCGTCAAACCCCTCAAACGGCTCCACACATAGCCGTTCTCCAGTTAAAGCACCGGGCGTGTAGCTTAACTCTCCTATGGCCTTACCTTCTTCGCCAGCGGGCACCAGCATCCAATGGGAAACACCCGTTTCTACCTGCTGATTCCCCGCCGCTACGGTGATGGCAATACCGGGCTTCTCCACCAGCACCCAGCTATCCCCCACTTCCGGCACTTGCTCTGCTACGAAGATCAGCCCTTTGGGTAAGTCCCCGATGGTGCTGGCACTCCCGCTTGAGGAGCTACTGCTTGAACTGCTGCTTGAAGAACTGGAACTACTGGAACTTTCCCCATTGTTACCGCCTCCATTATCGTCCCCGCCGCCACCACATGCGGCGAGCAAGGCCATTACCCCGATTAACAGAATTTCCCCACTACGCATAACGCCCCCCACTGTCTGTGATATTGCTGAAACTTGGCTAGATTCGGCCAGACACGGCCACGAGAAAGCATTTTACGCGCTATAGCTCGTATATGCACGCGCTTTAGCGCGTAAGGATACCCCCTTGTAAACGGCACCGAACTAAGGGGATATTCGCGCCATGAGTGATGTGAAACGTGTATTTGGTATGACGCTCCGACAACACCGCACCCAGCAACGGCGTACCCAGCAGGAGATCGCGGAACGCTGCAATATGTCGTTACGCTTTTATCAGGAGTTGGAGGCAGGCGATAAGCAGCCCACCATTACGTCATTGTTCCAACTGGCCACCAGTCTGGAAACCAGCCCGGCCAATCTTATTGAGGACGCATTTACTGTGTGGAAAGCAGAGCAGACTTAATGAATTCAGTTATTGCCCTTTCATTATTTACTTTATTGATTTAAGCGCGTCTTTGACTTCCCGCTGGATAATAAAGCTGTTCGCTTCCAGTATGGTTGGTACATCCTGTGTCTGGCGAAGCAGCGCCACAATAATGATGTGGTTCCTTTTGACGGGCACATAGATCAGGTAATGCTCCCTTACAACAGCGATTTCCAACCCATCTATATGCGTGAGGTAGCTCTTTGGTGAAATGGTTTTTTGATTTTGTGCGATATGCTCTGCGGCTTCATGTAAGTCTTTGAAATAGTGCCGGGTGAGTTCTTTACCCCAGCGCGCGCTTGACCACTGTTTCGCTCTCCTGAAATCATCTTCTGCCGTTAGGGTTAGTGTGTAATGTTTCTTTGCCACTAATTAGTCTTCGTCCGCTATATCCAGTATCGATTTCTCGGACAGGCGACCCGCTTTTATATCTGCAAGCCCTTCCTTCACATGGCGCACAACGCCCTGCGTTTCCATATCCCGCCGGATGAGATCACGGAGATATTCACTGGGGGTGGAGTACAGCCCGCCATCTCCGGCACGGCTATTCACAAATTCCCGTAGCTCGTCGGTGAGTGAGAGATTCATACTGGTTGGCATCGTTAACTATCCTGTCTTAGGTAAGATTGTTCATATTTTAAACTACCACCAATGGCATATATTGTCAATATTCGACAAAAGTAGCGTGCCCAGATAGGGCGTGCTTCAGCTTAATCCATAATCTTAACCAACCGCCGAAGCACTGACGGCTCACACAGCGGTAGCCCCAAACTTTCCGCCCAAACAGTTTGGAGTCCTGCCTGTAGCTCACACCCGTTAATCTTTCCTGTTTTTTAATCAAGAAGGCGGATGCCGTTTTCGTCACTAAAGCGCAATGACGAAATACGGTTTCCTTCGCCTTGCTCAAGACCCTCCGCATTTCTATGCGCTTTATCTCCGTCAAACAGCTTTATCCAGCCATCTTAAAAAACAATAAAGGATTAACAGATGGCTAACCCACAACATAATAACCCCTTCAAAACACGTTTTATCGAAGTGCTGGATTCACTCGACCGCTATAAGGATAGAGACCAACATTTCCGCAATTTCTGTACGTTATCTTACTGTGCCTTAGCTAAACAAACCGCCTGCAGTCAGGAAGAAGCCGATAGTCTGGAAGAACGCTATATGTCGGTAGTGCATTCCTATAAGAACAAAGACGATGTACGCAAAATGCCAGAGCTAATGACCTTAACATTAACAGCGCTACAACAAGGCGGCTGTGATTTTCTGGGAGAATTAGCCACGGAACTGGAAATCCTTGATAAACAAAACGGACAGTTTTTCACGCCGTATCATGTCGCCACGATGATGAGCAAAATCCTTTTACCTGATATTCCCCAGACCATAGAACAGGATGGATTCTTTTCTGCGAGTGATCCTGCTGCGGGTGCAGGCTGTATGCTGCTCTCCATCGCTGACCAAGTCGAAGCGCAAGGATTTGATTTATCTGAAACACTCAGCGTTGAGGCCATAGAGCTTAACCGCACCACTTACCACATGCTGTTTGTACAACTTGCCCTTCGTGGTATACCGGCGCATGTCGTGAATGGTAATTCACTGACACAGGAAATCTTTGAAGAAGCTTATACACCCATTTCCAAATATTTTGTTAACACACATGGATGCCTTTTCAAGCAACACGCTAAGAACAGAACAATTCATACACATACAGACAATCCACAACTTAATCTCTTTGGTTTCTGACCAGAGAGTAAAACATCAAGCAGTGCGTGTCCTTCTAGGCCGTGCTGCTCCGCCTTCGCTTATCGCTCATTCCCCACAAAAGACGGGGAACTTTGGGCTGCCCATCACTCACGCCTGCCGCCCTCCGGTTGCCTTATTAATGCTGCAAGCCATAAATGGCTTGGTTTTGAAAAGCTTTTATTCCCCCGAAGGCTGCGCCTCAGCTTAATCCATAACCTTAACCAATCCCAGAAAAACTGACGGCTCTATCCGTGTGGTCACTGCGCTCCTGCCCGCGCCAGCCATAACTTTTTCTGGGATTGCTTAAGAACATGAACGTCGCTCGTTCCTCGCTCCCGAGAGGGTTTTCAACCCTTCGGGGGAAATGTCAATTTTAAGATTAGGAGCGAAAGACCATGAACATTAAAGACGCAGCTAAATTACTTTCAGTGAAAGGCACCGTTACACCCGAGGATATTAAGAAAGCGTACCGACAAGCGGCACAGCAGTTTCATCCCGACCGCAATCCATCCGGGGCGGAGATGATGAAAATGATTAATGCGGCCTATGACGTGCTTAAAGACTTTACCGGAGAGATTCCTTGTAGTGATTCCATGGGGGGCAATACAGAGGACGATGAAGAAAATTACAGTGAGGCAGTAAACGAAGCACTGAATAACATTATTTATCTCGACGGTTTGCATATTGAAATCTGTGGTGCTTGGGTGTGGGTATCGGGAGAAACCCGAAAACATAAAGAGGCGATTAAAGCGGCCAATTTTAAATATGCCTCTAAAAAGAAATGCTGGTATTTCCGCCCGTCGGATTGGAAAAGCCGCAGCCGTGGTTCTCACAGCATGGAAGATATTAGAAGTAAATACGGAAGTGCAACGCCTGTGCGCAAGCGTAAGCAGCAATTAGATAATTGTGAAGCGTAAGGGGCAGGCCATGAAAGCGTATCAGTTAGATATTTTTTATGACTATCGGCCTGTTGTTGTTTCACGGGATGTTGTTCAGGAGGCGTTACGCCTCCTGACCCACTCCATCAAACACAAGCCATTCACTCTGACCTCAAGCCAAGCGGTACGGGATTATTGCCGTCTGCATCTTGCAACCCGTGAGCATGAAGTATTCGGGGTGTTATTTCTTGATAGCCAACATCGGCTAATTGAATATCGGGAGTTATTCAGGGGAACGATAGACGGTTGTGCCATCTATGTGAGGGAGGTTGCCAAAGAAACGTTGCGCTTGAACGCGGCAGCGGTCATCTTCACGCACAATCACCCCTCGGGCGTGTGTGACCCCAGCGACGCTGATATAGGTATCACCAAGAAGCTACGGGAGGCGCTGGCGCTGTTTGATGTGCGTGTGCTCGATCACATCATTGTATCAACCGAGGAAGTAGTAAGCTTTGCAGACCGAGGCTTGATCTAGCATCGGGGCGGGGAAACCCGCCTCACCTCTCCTAGCGCGCCGGAAGCAGCCGTCCTGCCTGCTTCCGGCAATAAGGAAGTCAGGTATCCCTATACCTTCTTTTCTTGTGTGATTTTTAACCAATGGTCGCATGTGCTTCTATTTGTAATGAAGCGGAATGAGAGTATAAAGCACTCTATATGATTGATTTATATGTACATTCTATTGTTAAAGTCATGCCATAAAGGGCATCTAATGGCAGCAAAGCCAATACGTAAAAGATAAACGCTGTGCTATGATGTTATGTAACATAAATCATGTGACATAAGCATCCTCGTGTGACATAACATTGCATTATGTGAGGATAATATAGGTTGTTAGTATGAGTATCGGAAATAGCGGACGTATCGTTATCGAAATTGAGCCTGATCTTAAGCGGCAGCTCCACGCTGTACTTCGGCTAGAAGGTAAGAACCTCAAATCATGGTTTCTTGAAAATGTAGAGGAGTTATTAGAGTATCAGGCTCGACAACAATCACTTCCATTTGAAGTAGATAAGAAAAAATCGGGGGCAAAATAATGATATTTAACCCGGACAAAATGGCGTTTGGTCGTCATGAAACCTTTGCTTTGCGTTATGGCTGGCTATCCAAAGGCTTTCAAGCCATTACGAAGGATAGCGGCATCTTTGAGTCGGATGAAGCGACTGTTGAGCTTGGGGTTGGTAAGAATATGGTTTCCGCCATCAAATATTGGCTTCGGGCATGTCGCATGATTGATCCGGTTGAAAACAAATCGACGGATCTTGGCGATTATATTCTTGCGTCTGAAGATGGTTACGATCCTTACCTCGAAGATGAGGCAACCATCTGGCTGTTGCATTGGTTGTTAGCAACTAATGCGGAGCTGGCAACATCGTGGTTCTGGTTTTTCAACCGCTTCCATAAGCCGGAGTTTACTGGTCAGGAACTCGGAACTGCACTTGCAGATTTTGTAAATGAAAAAATCATTAATAAGAAAAAACCGGCGTTAGCAACCTTATCAAATGATGCCGGACTTATTCCGCGAATGTACACTTTATCCACCGGAAATACCCGTACCCCATTAGAAGATGCGTTAGATTCTCCATTTTCTTTGTTGAAGCTTGTATCTCAAAGCACCGGAGGGAGAAGCTATCAATCCCGTCCAATGGCACGTCCAGATTTGCCATTAGGGATGTTGGGTTTTGCCGTGTATGAAATGTTTGAAATGAAAAATACCCGTGCGAT comes from Teredinibacter turnerae and encodes:
- a CDS encoding helix-turn-helix domain-containing protein is translated as MSDVKRVFGMTLRQHRTQQRRTQQEIAERCNMSLRFYQELEAGDKQPTITSLFQLATSLETSPANLIEDAFTVWKAEQT
- a CDS encoding DnaJ domain-containing protein — translated: MNIKDAAKLLSVKGTVTPEDIKKAYRQAAQQFHPDRNPSGAEMMKMINAAYDVLKDFTGEIPCSDSMGGNTEDDEENYSEAVNEALNNIIYLDGLHIEICGAWVWVSGETRKHKEAIKAANFKYASKKKCWYFRPSDWKSRSRGSHSMEDIRSKYGSATPVRKRKQQLDNCEA
- a CDS encoding type II toxin-antitoxin system RelE/ParE family toxin; protein product: MAKKHYTLTLTAEDDFRRAKQWSSARWGKELTRHYFKDLHEAAEHIAQNQKTISPKSYLTHIDGLEIAVVREHYLIYVPVKRNHIIIVALLRQTQDVPTILEANSFIIQREVKDALKSIK
- a CDS encoding N-6 DNA methylase; the protein is MANPQHNNPFKTRFIEVLDSLDRYKDRDQHFRNFCTLSYCALAKQTACSQEEADSLEERYMSVVHSYKNKDDVRKMPELMTLTLTALQQGGCDFLGELATELEILDKQNGQFFTPYHVATMMSKILLPDIPQTIEQDGFFSASDPAAGAGCMLLSIADQVEAQGFDLSETLSVEAIELNRTTYHMLFVQLALRGIPAHVVNGNSLTQEIFEEAYTPISKYFVNTHGCLFKQHAKNRTIHTHTDNPQLNLFGF
- a CDS encoding TraM recognition domain-containing protein; the protein is MRNLSMKIMTILRSIFHLLTRQITQRQQTNKEERKASSAKEEWPLEMPLLAFSKTDFFTLRNAFTGVGIFGATGSGKTSGSGQTLARSYLTHNMGGLVLCAKKSEAAQWLEWAKQEGREKSIIHVTPEKNIVFDFLGYEMRRATYGTVENCLNLFNRVIEITTKSDLSQGENAYFYQACQKLLRNAITLCHLAYGKITLRDVYEVIISAPKDEQEKKSEQWMESSACFKALTLCNKREKRKRRLQKHPQTNQELVLCAQYFLEEYPAFGDRLRSSITSIFTACADPWMRDDLWKLFGRDRDTVDPKTGKKPFYLDPDLCKQGAIILFDFPVKESYTGRLAQALYKYMWQQHMERRDVEKDGGRPVFLWADEAQLFVLPEADAEFAQTARSSRIATVLLSQNLSNYYVAMGQGEHGKNQTESLMGNLGTLIFHCNSHEITNRWASTIAGNEWRYTASTTSGGSSGFSSSESGSSSNDGTSNSMSVSETLRTILEPREFTLLATGGKEFNYQVEAIVMQAGRVWNATASNYIHATFDQRN
- a CDS encoding ribbon-helix-helix domain-containing protein gives rise to the protein MPTSMNLSLTDELREFVNSRAGDGGLYSTPSEYLRDLIRRDMETQGVVRHVKEGLADIKAGRLSEKSILDIADED
- a CDS encoding JAB domain-containing protein, with the translated sequence MKAYQLDIFYDYRPVVVSRDVVQEALRLLTHSIKHKPFTLTSSQAVRDYCRLHLATREHEVFGVLFLDSQHRLIEYRELFRGTIDGCAIYVREVAKETLRLNAAAVIFTHNHPSGVCDPSDADIGITKKLREALALFDVRVLDHIIVSTEEVVSFADRGLI
- a CDS encoding DUF4007 family protein translates to MIFNPDKMAFGRHETFALRYGWLSKGFQAITKDSGIFESDEATVELGVGKNMVSAIKYWLRACRMIDPVENKSTDLGDYILASEDGYDPYLEDEATIWLLHWLLATNAELATSWFWFFNRFHKPEFTGQELGTALADFVNEKIINKKKPALATLSNDAGLIPRMYTLSTGNTRTPLEDALDSPFSLLKLVSQSTGGRSYQSRPMARPDLPLGMLGFAVYEMFEMKNTRAIPIEDFMYSKDNYPAIGSVFRLTESDLVAKLERLVNYIPGIFDIRDTAGQHQLYLSEETDAMTFIIEHYENPSKEIAA